Proteins from a single region of Nocardioides anomalus:
- a CDS encoding lycopene cyclase domain-containing protein — protein MTYTALSVISIVVAVVVDRWVLRTRLTSTAGWWSAYAIVVFFQLLTNGWLTGRGIVRYRSDAIIGDSHAQLLGDGRLVYAPVEDLGFGFGLVLLSCAVWRWLSRRDEAARTETS, from the coding sequence ATGACCTACACCGCCCTGAGCGTCATCAGCATCGTGGTCGCGGTGGTCGTCGACCGCTGGGTGCTGCGGACCCGGCTGACCAGCACGGCCGGCTGGTGGTCGGCGTACGCCATCGTCGTGTTCTTCCAGCTGCTCACCAACGGCTGGCTGACCGGCCGCGGCATCGTGCGCTACCGCTCCGACGCGATCATCGGCGACTCGCACGCCCAGCTCCTCGGCGACGGCCGCCTGGTCTACGCGCCGGTCGAGGACCTCGGCTTCGGCTTCGGGCTGGTCCTCCTGAGCTGCGCCGTCTGGCGCTGGCTGAGCCGTCGCGACGAGGCGGCCCGGACGGAGACCTCGTGA
- a CDS encoding aldo/keto reductase, with protein MEQRTLGRTGRDVSVVGLGTWQLGADWGDVTEEQAREVLEASAEAGVTFYDTADVYGDGRSEQLVGAFVADHADAGFTVATKMGRRAEQVPESYVADNFRAWVDRSRRNLGADRLDLVQLHCPPSAVIDADATYDALDALVEDGSIAAYGVSVETADQALSAIARPGVASVQIILNAFRLKPLERVLPAAIDAGVGIIARVPLASGLLSGKYSADTTFAEDDHRNYNRDGSAFDVGETFSGVPWETGLSAAQEFSRLVEAHADGLSPAQAAIAWCVQQPGVSTVIPGARNRDQARSNAAAGGAGPLDLALLDGVRALYDERLRPLVHDRW; from the coding sequence ATGGAGCAGCGGACCCTCGGCAGGACCGGTCGCGACGTCTCGGTCGTCGGCCTCGGCACGTGGCAGCTCGGCGCGGACTGGGGCGACGTCACCGAGGAGCAGGCCCGTGAGGTGCTGGAGGCCTCGGCCGAGGCTGGGGTCACGTTCTACGACACCGCGGACGTCTACGGCGACGGGCGCAGCGAGCAGCTCGTAGGTGCGTTCGTGGCCGACCACGCCGACGCCGGGTTCACCGTCGCCACCAAGATGGGCCGGCGCGCCGAGCAGGTCCCCGAGAGCTACGTGGCCGACAACTTCCGCGCCTGGGTGGACCGCTCCCGGCGCAACCTCGGCGCCGACCGACTCGACCTGGTCCAGCTGCACTGCCCGCCGTCGGCCGTGATCGACGCCGACGCGACCTACGACGCGTTGGACGCGCTGGTCGAGGACGGCTCGATCGCGGCGTACGGCGTCTCGGTGGAGACCGCCGACCAGGCCCTCTCGGCCATCGCGCGACCGGGCGTGGCGTCGGTGCAGATCATCCTCAACGCGTTCCGGCTCAAGCCGCTCGAGCGGGTCCTGCCCGCGGCGATCGACGCCGGCGTGGGCATCATCGCTCGGGTGCCCCTGGCCTCCGGGCTGCTGTCCGGCAAGTACTCCGCGGACACCACCTTCGCCGAGGACGACCACCGGAACTACAACCGCGACGGCAGCGCCTTCGACGTGGGCGAGACCTTTTCCGGCGTGCCGTGGGAGACCGGGCTGTCGGCGGCGCAGGAGTTCTCGCGCCTGGTCGAGGCGCACGCCGACGGGCTCAGCCCGGCCCAGGCGGCGATCGCCTGGTGCGTCCAGCAGCCCGGCGTCAGCACCGTCATCCCGGGGGCCCGCAACCGGGACCAGGCGCGGTCCAACGCGGCCGCCGGCGGGGCCGGCCCGCTCGACCTGGCGCTGCTCGACGGCGTCCGCGCGCTGTACGACGAGCGGCTGCGCCCGCTGGTCCACGACCGCTGGTGA
- a CDS encoding glycosyltransferase family 2 protein: protein MSPVWSAVLALVLLAVGTLAVRRLVAGLRVLPAGGPATGAAVSVVVPARDEAASLPTLLASVSRLDPAPAEVVVVDDGSSDGTGELARAGGARVVTLAGPPAGWTGKAWACQQGAEATSGELLLFLDADTVLAPGALGGLLAGHGRGLLSVQPFHAVGPGYEQLSAYPNAVSFLASGAFGAHPERRPMAFGPCLLTTRADYDRAGQHAAARADVLDDVALARAYDRAGLPVRCLAGGDALAMRMYPSGLGQLVEGWSKNVASGASAAAPGASVAATLWVAAHHAVAVGAVLFVVHAARGDAGAHAWVAAALWVLGWLGVALSLRALLRRLGAFAWWTWALFPLTLLAFDLVFLRSALLTLRGSVRWRGRAVATRTPEAGTEDAAC from the coding sequence GTGAGCCCCGTCTGGTCGGCCGTCCTCGCCCTGGTCCTGCTGGCCGTCGGCACCCTCGCGGTGCGGCGGCTGGTCGCGGGCCTGCGCGTCCTGCCCGCCGGCGGTCCGGCGACGGGGGCAGCGGTCTCGGTCGTCGTCCCGGCCCGCGACGAGGCGGCCAGCCTGCCGACCCTGCTCGCGTCGGTCTCCCGGCTCGACCCGGCGCCGGCCGAGGTCGTGGTGGTCGACGACGGCTCCAGCGACGGCACCGGCGAGCTGGCCCGCGCCGGTGGCGCCCGCGTGGTCACCCTCGCCGGTCCGCCCGCCGGCTGGACCGGCAAGGCCTGGGCCTGCCAGCAGGGCGCCGAGGCCACCTCGGGCGAGCTCCTCCTCTTCCTCGACGCCGACACCGTGCTCGCGCCGGGCGCGCTGGGCGGGCTGCTGGCCGGGCACGGGCGCGGGCTGCTCTCGGTGCAGCCCTTCCACGCGGTCGGTCCCGGCTACGAGCAGCTCTCGGCGTACCCCAACGCCGTCTCCTTCCTGGCCAGTGGCGCCTTCGGCGCCCACCCCGAGCGCCGCCCGATGGCCTTCGGGCCCTGCCTGCTCACCACCCGCGCGGACTACGACCGGGCCGGCCAGCACGCCGCCGCGCGGGCCGACGTCCTCGACGACGTGGCCCTGGCCCGGGCCTACGACCGGGCCGGACTCCCGGTCCGCTGCCTGGCCGGCGGCGACGCGCTGGCCATGCGGATGTACCCCTCCGGCCTCGGCCAGCTCGTCGAGGGCTGGAGCAAGAACGTCGCCTCCGGCGCGAGCGCGGCCGCGCCGGGCGCCTCGGTGGCCGCGACCCTCTGGGTGGCCGCCCACCACGCGGTCGCCGTCGGCGCGGTGCTGTTCGTGGTGCACGCGGCCCGCGGCGACGCGGGGGCGCACGCCTGGGTGGCGGCGGCCCTGTGGGTCCTGGGGTGGCTCGGTGTGGCCCTGTCTCTGCGCGCGCTGCTGCGCCGGCTCGGCGCCTTCGCGTGGTGGACGTGGGCGCTGTTCCCGCTGACCCTGCTCGCCTTCGACCTGGTCTTCCTGCGCTCGGCCCTGCTCACCCTGCGCGGCTCGGTGCGCTGGCGCGGCCGGGCCGTCGCCACCCGGACGCCCGAGGCCGGGACGGAGGACGCCGCGTGCTGA
- a CDS encoding RNA polymerase subunit sigma-70, with product MAQETDEPAFAGLTERHRRELHVHCYRMLGSFEDAEDTVQETFLRAWRRRETYAGRASVRAWLYRIATNACLDRLAQRRPRPATGGEVPWLQPYPDRLLDELPAAGADDPERRALARETVELAYVVAVQHLAPRPRAVLILRDVLGWPAADVAGLLGDSVNSVNSALQRARAGLRAHLPADREDWAAAPPDDPATLEVVRRFVDATLATDTAALAGLLREDVRCSMPPTPGLHVGRDEVLRDWVADGFTELAGLRVVPTAVNRQPAFGCYLWSEAEEAYLPLTLDVLRVEGGLVTEVTIFHADRFAGVGLPERLGAS from the coding sequence ATGGCGCAGGAGACCGACGAGCCGGCGTTCGCCGGGCTGACCGAACGGCACCGGCGGGAGCTGCACGTGCACTGCTACCGGATGCTCGGCTCGTTCGAGGACGCCGAGGACACCGTGCAGGAGACGTTCCTGCGCGCCTGGCGGCGCCGCGAGACGTACGCCGGGCGGGCCAGCGTGCGCGCCTGGCTCTACCGCATCGCCACCAACGCCTGCCTGGACCGGCTGGCCCAGCGCCGGCCCCGGCCGGCCACCGGTGGCGAGGTGCCGTGGCTGCAGCCCTACCCCGACCGCCTGCTCGACGAGCTGCCCGCCGCCGGCGCCGACGACCCCGAGCGGCGCGCGCTGGCCCGCGAGACCGTCGAGCTGGCCTACGTGGTCGCGGTCCAGCACCTGGCCCCGCGTCCGCGCGCGGTCCTGATCCTGCGCGACGTGCTGGGCTGGCCGGCCGCGGACGTGGCCGGGCTGCTCGGCGACTCGGTGAACTCGGTCAACAGCGCGCTCCAGCGGGCCCGGGCCGGCCTGCGCGCCCACCTGCCGGCCGACCGCGAGGACTGGGCCGCCGCGCCGCCCGACGACCCCGCCACCCTGGAGGTCGTGCGTCGCTTCGTCGACGCGACCCTCGCCACCGACACCGCCGCCCTCGCCGGCCTGCTGCGCGAGGACGTGCGCTGCTCGATGCCGCCGACGCCCGGGCTGCACGTCGGCCGGGACGAGGTCCTGCGCGACTGGGTGGCGGACGGCTTCACCGAGCTGGCCGGCCTGCGCGTCGTCCCCACCGCGGTGAACCGGCAGCCCGCCTTCGGCTGCTACCTGTGGTCCGAGGCCGAGGAGGCGTACCTGCCGCTCACCCTCGACGTCCTGCGTGTCGAGGGCGGCCTGGTCACCGAGGTCACGATCTTCCACGCCGACCGGTTCGCCGGTGTCGGGCTGCCCGAGCGGCTGGGCGCGTCGTGA
- a CDS encoding phosphatase PAP2 family protein — translation MRSHEERTVAPSGTRPASRRDDPSAPRRRSRHGPVAQLLIAWSPLSLILIAYAVAGWISAPLDPDDPAEQVNRLGFRLHTQGPATVDRLLFGEHPSAWLQDRLLGSTPHWYDALAALVYVTHFVTIPVLTAVAWFALRERFARWLATVVAFTVVGITGYVVYPATPPWLTRDDGVRVAQRSSAFGWDYLHLHPVTRLLDLAQAVSNPVAAMPSLHAGSALLVALFAWPSVRPRWRAVLMAYALLMAATLVYTGEHYVVDVVAGWATAVTALTLGRTAERWWRARRDRDETTVPDPDQDGGPTTGPGTLPPVASRARSSTLQRSPPRAGYAVGT, via the coding sequence GTGCGCTCGCACGAGGAGCGGACGGTCGCGCCGTCCGGCACTCGACCGGCGTCCCGGCGCGACGACCCGAGCGCCCCCCGGCGCCGGTCCCGCCACGGCCCGGTGGCCCAGCTGCTCATCGCCTGGTCGCCGCTCAGCCTCATCCTCATCGCCTACGCCGTCGCGGGCTGGATCAGTGCGCCACTGGACCCCGACGACCCGGCCGAGCAGGTCAACCGGCTCGGGTTCCGCCTGCACACGCAGGGTCCGGCCACCGTCGACCGCCTGCTGTTCGGCGAGCACCCGTCGGCGTGGCTGCAGGACCGGCTGCTGGGCAGCACACCGCACTGGTACGACGCACTGGCGGCGCTGGTCTACGTCACCCACTTCGTCACCATCCCGGTCCTGACCGCGGTGGCGTGGTTCGCGCTGCGCGAGCGGTTCGCGCGATGGCTGGCCACCGTCGTGGCCTTCACCGTCGTCGGCATCACCGGCTACGTGGTCTACCCGGCCACGCCGCCCTGGCTGACCCGCGACGACGGGGTCCGGGTGGCGCAGCGCAGCTCGGCGTTCGGCTGGGACTACCTCCACCTGCACCCCGTCACCCGGCTGCTCGACCTGGCCCAGGCGGTGAGCAACCCCGTGGCGGCGATGCCGTCGCTGCACGCCGGCAGCGCGCTGCTCGTCGCACTGTTCGCCTGGCCGTCGGTGCGGCCGCGGTGGCGCGCCGTGCTGATGGCCTACGCGCTGCTCATGGCGGCCACGCTGGTCTACACAGGCGAGCACTACGTCGTCGACGTCGTCGCGGGCTGGGCCACGGCGGTCACGGCCCTGACGCTGGGGCGGACCGCGGAGCGCTGGTGGCGGGCTCGTCGCGACCGCGACGAGACCACCGTCCCGGACCCGGACCAGGACGGTGGCCCGACGACCGGACCAGGGACACTCCCCCCGGTCGCCTCCCGGGCCCGATCGTCCACTCTTCAACGATCCCCCCCTCGAGCGGGGTACGCCGTCGGGACGTGA
- a CDS encoding cytochrome P450 — MTQTAWRRLTAEPETLGLPGPTPLDMAKVLRSVRADPLSYLGRVRAQYGELVPFPVPGVPVLLVNEPDDARHVLQGNARNWTKRTVQYSALARVTGPGLLASAEPDWIAHRRIAAPAFHHQRLERIGEQVHAAADDAVSSLATTRGEVVDVAPAVLQVALDAVGRALFAADLSGRARTMLHASDDAASLVVRLGRALLPIPQAVPTPLNLRLASARRRLTRATAELLAERRRAATGGDDLLGLLVDSGLDDEAIRDELVTMVIAGHETVAASLTWTLMLLAEHPEAQARVHAELDALADRAEPVSMLRHRAQLPWLAAVVDEALRLFPPAWVVSRRSAGPDVISGHDVPEGTTVIISPWLLHRREDLWPDPLAFRPERFLDERAARSTYLPFGLGPRLCIGREFALGEMAIVLARVLSAYELRTPAGWTRPRPQAQVAVHPRGGLRLALTPRGRL; from the coding sequence GTGACCCAGACCGCCTGGCGCCGCCTCACCGCCGAGCCCGAGACGCTCGGGCTGCCCGGCCCGACGCCCCTGGACATGGCCAAGGTCCTCCGCTCGGTCCGCGCCGACCCGCTGTCCTACCTGGGCCGGGTCCGTGCGCAGTACGGCGAGCTCGTGCCGTTCCCGGTCCCCGGCGTGCCGGTGCTGCTGGTCAACGAGCCCGACGACGCCCGCCACGTGCTGCAGGGCAACGCGCGCAACTGGACCAAGCGGACCGTGCAGTACTCCGCGCTGGCCCGCGTCACCGGCCCCGGACTGCTGGCCTCGGCCGAGCCGGACTGGATCGCGCACCGGCGGATCGCGGCGCCGGCCTTCCACCACCAGCGGCTCGAGCGGATCGGCGAGCAGGTCCACGCCGCGGCCGACGACGCGGTGTCCTCGCTCGCGACGACCCGCGGCGAGGTCGTCGACGTCGCCCCGGCGGTCCTCCAGGTCGCGCTGGACGCGGTGGGTCGGGCGCTGTTCGCGGCCGACCTGTCCGGCCGCGCCCGCACGATGCTGCACGCCTCGGACGACGCGGCCAGCCTGGTCGTCCGGCTGGGCCGGGCGCTGCTGCCCATCCCGCAGGCCGTCCCCACCCCGCTCAACCTGCGGCTGGCCTCCGCGCGCCGCCGGCTCACCAGGGCCACGGCCGAGCTGCTGGCCGAGCGCCGGCGCGCCGCGACCGGCGGCGACGACCTGCTGGGGCTGCTCGTCGACAGCGGCCTGGACGACGAGGCCATCCGCGACGAGCTGGTCACCATGGTCATCGCCGGCCACGAGACGGTCGCGGCCAGCCTGACCTGGACGCTCATGCTGCTGGCCGAGCACCCGGAGGCCCAGGCCCGGGTGCACGCCGAGCTCGACGCGCTGGCCGACAGGGCAGAGCCGGTCTCCATGCTGCGCCACCGCGCGCAGCTGCCCTGGCTGGCCGCGGTGGTCGACGAGGCGCTGCGGCTCTTCCCGCCGGCCTGGGTCGTCTCGCGGCGCAGCGCCGGCCCGGACGTGATCAGCGGCCACGACGTGCCCGAGGGCACGACGGTGATCATCAGCCCCTGGCTGCTGCACCGGCGCGAGGACCTCTGGCCCGACCCGCTCGCCTTCCGCCCGGAGCGGTTCCTCGACGAGCGCGCCGCGCGCTCGACGTACCTCCCGTTCGGGCTCGGCCCACGGCTGTGCATCGGCCGGGAGTTCGCGCTGGGGGAGATGGCCATCGTGCTGGCCCGGGTGCTGTCGGCCTACGAGCTGCGCACGCCGGCCGGCTGGACCCGGCCCCGGCCGCAGGCCCAGGTCGCAGTGCACCCGCGCGGCGGACTGCGGCTGGCGCTGACTCCTCGGGGCCGCCTGTGA
- a CDS encoding glycosyl-4,4'-diaponeurosporenoate acyltransferase CrtO family protein, with product MLKLVMPQALTLVVDVVAWGVFHSVTGYAAHRLSDERLSRDGWLLRPRRFEDGGRWYRRRLRIQRWKDRVPEAGALFAGGVSKRALPARDEAGLELFVRETRRAELAHWWALCCGPLFVLWNPPLAAGVLVAYGVLVNLPFVAIQRYNRLRLLSVLARRRARPGPVS from the coding sequence GTGCTGAAGCTCGTCATGCCCCAGGCCCTCACCCTCGTCGTCGACGTGGTGGCGTGGGGTGTCTTCCACAGCGTCACCGGGTACGCCGCGCACCGGCTCTCCGACGAGCGGCTGTCCCGCGACGGCTGGCTGCTGCGGCCGCGCCGCTTCGAGGACGGCGGCCGGTGGTACCGCCGCCGCCTGCGCATCCAGCGCTGGAAGGACCGCGTCCCCGAGGCCGGCGCGCTCTTCGCCGGCGGGGTGAGCAAGCGCGCGCTGCCCGCCCGGGACGAGGCCGGGCTCGAGCTGTTCGTCCGCGAGACGCGCCGCGCCGAGCTCGCGCACTGGTGGGCGCTGTGCTGCGGCCCGCTCTTCGTGCTGTGGAACCCGCCGCTCGCGGCCGGGGTCCTGGTGGCCTACGGCGTGCTGGTCAACCTGCCGTTCGTCGCCATCCAGCGCTACAACCGGCTGCGCCTGCTGTCGGTCCTCGCCCGCCGCAGGGCCCGCCCCGGTCCGGTCTCGTAG
- a CDS encoding lycopene cyclase domain-containing protein: protein MNWLQWSYVAMLAFCLVGTLPLTHLFGLDVLRRPARLAATVLLAGGPFLLWDLWATHVGQWSFDAAQTLPPRVLGLPLEEIAFFVVIPLVGVLTHEAVLAVRAGVRPPWWPGRRHPEPSREEAR, encoded by the coding sequence GTGAACTGGCTGCAGTGGTCCTACGTCGCCATGCTCGCGTTCTGCCTGGTCGGCACCCTCCCTCTGACCCACCTCTTCGGCCTGGACGTGCTGCGCCGGCCCGCGCGGCTGGCCGCCACGGTGCTGCTCGCCGGCGGACCGTTCCTGCTCTGGGACCTGTGGGCCACGCACGTCGGGCAGTGGTCCTTCGACGCTGCGCAGACCCTGCCGCCCCGGGTGCTCGGACTGCCGCTGGAGGAGATCGCGTTCTTCGTCGTCATCCCCCTCGTCGGGGTGCTCACCCACGAGGCGGTGCTGGCCGTGCGCGCCGGCGTCCGCCCGCCCTGGTGGCCGGGTCGGCGACACCCCGAGCCCAGCCGCGAGGAGGCCCGATGA